GATACCAAGCGATGTTGCTTGATGTCGGCCCAATGACAACACATCAAAAGTTGGTAGTGCCTTCCATATTATGGTGCAGACAATTCCAACCAAAACCGCCGCAATCGCGAGCTGCTCTGGCCGTGCGCGATTAAAAGAGGCTTGGCTATAACCGAGTAAATGAGAGAACTCTCCAGGGCTGATGCTAAATTGAATAAACTGGGTAAAAGTACTAATCAAAAGCGTTAACACAAGACCGACAAGCAGTAGTAAATAGACATTGTTATTTTCACCACTCAGTAACCAACGATGAATCACCCATGAGTAAAGCAACATGATGCCAATCGATAGGAAAAAATTGCTGTTTTTATCAATCACAATTTGACTTTCTATTCCTATAAATAAAATTAACAGCGATTGAAATAAAAGATAGATAGCTTCATACCCCATAATCGCAGGGGTCAGTATTTTATTTTCCGTAATCGTTTGAAAAGTGATTGAAGAAAACGCGATGCAAACACCGCCAATGACTATGGCAACCAATCGAATGACTCGATTTGGAATAATGTAGTCAAAATCGAATCCGGCGCCCATAAAAACAAAAGCCACCGCCAATACGCATACCAGTACCCATAGACAATACCGTGCAAGATTTATCATTTTTTGGTTTTCCATATCACAACAAGAAACATAAATCCGCCAAGGCAACCGGCGGTTAAGCCAATGGGGATTTCAAAGGGATATAAGAAAAGGCGACCAAAAATGTCACAAATAAGTAATACGGATGCGCCACCTAAGGCAATAATAGGCAAAGTCCGCTTCAAATTATCGCCATAAAACATAGCGACTAAGTTAGGAACAATGAGGCCGACAAAAGGTATCGCTCCCACCGTAATGACCACCGCAGAAACCGTTATCGCGACCAAGATCAGACCTAAGGCAGTTAATCCTGTGTAGTTCAAACCAAGACTGGTTGCCACCGTCTCTCCCATACCAACAATGGTAAAACGATGGGCAAATAAATAAGTAAGTATCACGATGGGTAAAATCAAATAGATGATTTCATAATGCCCTTGAA
The Marinomonas maritima DNA segment above includes these coding regions:
- a CDS encoding iron chelate uptake ABC transporter family permease subunit codes for the protein MINLARYCLWVLVCVLAVAFVFMGAGFDFDYIIPNRVIRLVAIVIGGVCIAFSSITFQTITENKILTPAIMGYEAIYLLFQSLLILFIGIESQIVIDKNSNFFLSIGIMLLYSWVIHRWLLSGENNNVYLLLLVGLVLTLLISTFTQFIQFSISPGEFSHLLGYSQASFNRARPEQLAIAAVLVGIVCTIIWKALPTFDVLSLGRHQATSLGIDYQVFIKRHFALIALLVATSTSLLGPTAFMGIFVANTAYMIARSPKHRLTLPTGCAIAIAAFLLAQIMVEHLFNYKTTVGILVNLMCGIYFLVLVIRPRRAS